In one window of Posidoniimonas corsicana DNA:
- a CDS encoding RrF2 family transcriptional regulator — protein MKVSRTVTYAVQALLQLSQYQGGAPIPCNRLAREGRMPERFLLQILRDLVNSGILQSVRGVEGGYRLARSIDEVTLEDVFEAVDSPLIASVPPLDEMPDKARETMLRTVNQIAASVREQLRSVRLADLVDSQAEEQKSAVLRAI, from the coding sequence ATGAAGGTTTCTCGCACAGTGACCTACGCCGTGCAGGCGCTGCTCCAGCTGTCCCAGTACCAGGGGGGCGCGCCGATCCCGTGCAACCGGTTGGCGCGCGAGGGGCGGATGCCCGAACGGTTCTTGCTGCAGATCCTGCGGGACCTGGTTAACAGCGGGATCTTGCAGTCCGTCCGCGGCGTCGAAGGCGGCTACCGCCTCGCTCGATCAATTGACGAGGTCACGCTGGAGGACGTCTTCGAGGCCGTCGACAGCCCGCTCATCGCCAGCGTGCCGCCCCTCGATGAGATGCCCGACAAGGCCCGCGAGACGATGCTGCGCACCGTGAACCAGATCGCGGCTAGCGTGCGTGAGCAACTCCGCAGCGTGCGTCTTGCCGACCTGGTCGACAGCCAAGCGGAAGAGCAAAAGAGTGCGGTGCTGCGGGCGATCTAG